One Fontisphaera persica DNA window includes the following coding sequences:
- a CDS encoding YfhO family protein — MAHNGTLESAPATPARWLSPFGFALALLAALGFCFPGVAGGWEAFFYRDHGVLAYPSLFHLKASLAEGEFPLWNPLSNCGAPFAAQWGPMAYYPGLWLFLALPLPQGLGWFCLAHLLWAGLGMYFLARQWTGQAVAATLAGWWYVFNGATFSCLMWPNYVAALAWMPWVLWSAERAWQHGGRSTLLASAFAALQLLTGVPELIALTWLAIIVLAALACFAAPGFQGKILLRLGAIILLAAGLAAVQLLPFFELLAHSHRAAGGIVTKWTMPVWGLANLVLPLFHCFETPEGVFYQHGQNFLSSYYPGVLPLVLAVWAVAFGRQRRVLALAALTLAAYWLAMGDQGGLYAALKWLFPPLEVLRFPVKFVLLPAFLLPLLAAHAVADILPHSSSARPVWTMRAISSFIVTAAVLLILVALASKYPMTYDQPDITRSNAWARLAWLAAALAALLGLTHPRLARLAVLALLTLCLGDLWTHAPRQNPTLPVKLADLSVGLFEPGFWKLAQKSNPPRHGDGRIFISPEAEQSLLHARSGDLRERWLERRTAQWSHLNLLERIPKVNGSSTLQIREQRAVEDLFYKVHTNQPPSPLLDFLAVTHQTAPGLVNHFLPRTNALPLVTAGQRAAFLAPTHLLNALAAPDFNPAEVVYFPEELRGQVTVTQAAPARLTLRAVQAHRLQFDVESPAAALVVVSQSFYPAWRTFVDGQPVPLWRANHAFQALAVPPGKHQIEVKYVDRWFHAGLLITSLTALVMLWLARPRRTPAISSGGA, encoded by the coding sequence ATGGCCCACAACGGCACTCTTGAATCCGCCCCCGCCACTCCGGCGCGCTGGCTGTCTCCCTTCGGATTTGCCTTGGCCTTGCTGGCCGCACTGGGATTCTGCTTCCCCGGGGTTGCCGGCGGATGGGAGGCCTTTTTCTATCGGGACCACGGCGTGCTGGCGTATCCCAGTCTGTTTCATCTCAAGGCCAGTCTGGCCGAAGGCGAGTTTCCCCTCTGGAATCCCCTGAGCAATTGCGGCGCCCCCTTTGCCGCGCAATGGGGGCCAATGGCCTATTACCCCGGCTTGTGGCTCTTTCTCGCCCTCCCCCTCCCGCAGGGTCTGGGATGGTTTTGCCTGGCCCATCTGCTCTGGGCGGGACTGGGCATGTATTTTCTGGCCCGCCAATGGACAGGCCAGGCCGTCGCCGCCACCCTCGCCGGCTGGTGGTACGTCTTCAATGGCGCCACCTTCTCCTGCCTCATGTGGCCCAATTACGTGGCCGCCCTGGCCTGGATGCCGTGGGTGCTCTGGAGCGCGGAGCGGGCATGGCAGCATGGCGGCCGCTCCACCCTCCTCGCCAGCGCCTTCGCTGCCCTCCAGCTCCTCACCGGCGTGCCGGAACTAATCGCCTTGACCTGGCTGGCCATCATCGTCCTGGCCGCGCTGGCCTGCTTCGCCGCCCCTGGCTTTCAGGGAAAAATCCTCCTGCGCCTGGGCGCAATCATCCTGCTGGCCGCAGGTTTGGCGGCGGTGCAATTACTCCCATTTTTTGAGTTGCTGGCCCATTCGCATCGCGCCGCCGGCGGCATCGTCACCAAGTGGACCATGCCCGTGTGGGGTTTGGCCAACTTGGTATTGCCCTTGTTTCATTGTTTTGAAACGCCGGAGGGAGTTTTTTATCAGCACGGCCAGAACTTCCTCTCCTCCTATTATCCCGGCGTGCTGCCCCTCGTGCTGGCCGTGTGGGCCGTGGCCTTCGGACGCCAGCGGCGCGTCCTCGCCCTGGCCGCGCTCACCCTCGCCGCCTATTGGCTGGCGATGGGTGACCAGGGCGGGCTGTACGCGGCCTTAAAATGGCTCTTCCCGCCCCTCGAAGTGTTGCGTTTTCCCGTCAAGTTTGTGTTGTTGCCCGCCTTTTTGCTGCCGTTGCTGGCCGCCCATGCCGTGGCCGATATCCTCCCCCATAGCTCCTCCGCCAGGCCGGTGTGGACAATGCGCGCCATCAGCTCCTTCATCGTCACCGCAGCCGTGCTCCTGATTCTCGTGGCGCTGGCCTCCAAATACCCCATGACCTATGACCAGCCGGACATCACCCGCAGCAACGCCTGGGCACGGCTGGCATGGCTCGCGGCAGCTTTGGCGGCTCTCCTGGGTTTAACCCATCCCCGCCTGGCGCGGCTCGCCGTGCTTGCCCTGCTCACCCTCTGCCTGGGCGATTTATGGACCCACGCGCCCCGCCAAAATCCCACCCTGCCCGTCAAACTCGCGGACCTCTCCGTGGGATTATTCGAGCCGGGCTTCTGGAAACTGGCGCAGAAATCCAACCCTCCGCGCCACGGCGACGGACGCATTTTCATCTCCCCCGAAGCCGAGCAATCCCTGCTGCACGCGCGCTCCGGCGATTTGCGCGAGCGCTGGCTCGAACGCCGCACCGCCCAGTGGTCGCATCTCAACCTGCTGGAGCGCATTCCCAAAGTCAACGGCTCCTCCACCCTGCAAATCCGCGAGCAGCGCGCCGTGGAGGACCTCTTTTACAAAGTCCATACCAACCAACCGCCCTCACCCCTGCTGGATTTTCTGGCCGTGACCCACCAGACCGCTCCCGGCCTCGTGAATCATTTCCTGCCTCGCACCAACGCCCTGCCCCTCGTCACCGCCGGACAACGCGCCGCATTCCTTGCCCCCACCCATCTGTTGAACGCGCTGGCCGCACCGGATTTCAATCCGGCGGAGGTGGTTTATTTTCCCGAGGAATTGCGCGGCCAGGTCACGGTTACCCAGGCCGCCCCCGCCCGCCTAACTCTCCGCGCCGTGCAGGCCCACCGCCTGCAATTCGACGTGGAATCGCCCGCGGCGGCGCTGGTGGTGGTGTCCCAATCCTTCTACCCTGCCTGGCGGACCTTCGTGGATGGTCAGCCCGTGCCGCTCTGGCGGGCCAACCATGCTTTCCAAGCGCTGGCTGTGCCGCCGGGCAAACATCAAATCGAAGTCAAATATGTGGACCGTTGGTTCCATGCCGGCTTGCTCATCACCA